TGACTTTCAGATCACCACTTCCCTGGTTCCGCAAAGAATATAGATAATAATTATCGACAGATACGATATTATCTATTTTACTTATTGAGGATTTCCGCCGGACCTTTGTATCACAAACAAACACAAATCAATAGAGGAAACACATGTCACAAATCGGAAAAAAAATCGTTGACTTCAAAGCACAGGCTTTTATTAACAACGGATTCAAAACCATTACCACACAGGATGTCATGGGCAAATGGTCAGTCTTTTTCTTTTACCCGGCCGACTTCACCTTTGTCTGCCCGACCGAACTGGAAGACCTGGCCAATCTGTACGACCAGTTTAAATCCATGAATACTGAGATCTACTCGGTTTCCACCGACACGCACTTCGTTCACAAAGCCTGGCATGATGCGTCGGAAACCATCCGCAAGATTAAATACCCCATGCTTGCCGATCCAACAGGGGTGATCACCCGCGGATTTGATGTTTATATCGAGGAGGAAGGACTGGCAGAGCGGGGCACCTTTATCGTCAATCCGCAGGGTGAAATCGTCTCCTATGAGGTGGTTGCAGGAAACATCGGAAGAAACGCTGCCGAACTGCTCCGCCGGCTGAAAGCCCTTCAGTTTGTAGCCAGCCATCCTGGTGAAGTCTGCCCGGCCAAATGGGAAGAAGGAAAATCCACGCTTAAACCCAGTATCGATCTGGTTGGCAAAATCTGAAAATGGTTACCGGAAGGGGCAGAGGCTCCTTCCGGACCCATGGAAAGGGCACTCACATGTTAGATCAGACCATTAAATCCCAGGTCAGCGAACTGTTCGCCAGACTCAATAGTCACTATCAATTCAGAATCTTGGCCGGCCCGGCTCATCCGAACCGCGAAGAACTGATCACCCTTCTGTCTGAAGTGGCCTCCTGCTCAGAGAAAACAACGGTGCAGATCTCAGAGGGAACTGGGTTGTCCTTTGTCATAATGAAAGACGGCCAAGCCACTCCCGTTGTTTTCAGGATGATTCCGACCGGTCATGAGTTCACGACCCTGTTGCTTGCGGTTCTGAACCTGGATGGCATCGGAAAAAATCTTCCCGATGATTTGCTTCAGGCACGGATCAGGGCTCTTCCCGGACCCATTCAGATTAAAAGCTATGTTTCGCTCACCTGTACCAACTGTCCCGATGTGGTTCAGGCTTTAAATGTGCTATCCTTCCTGAATCCCGGCATTCAGCATGAAATTCTGGATGGCGGACTTCACCAGTCTGAGATAGAGAAACTTGGAATACAGGCTGTACCCTCGGTTTATGTAAACGGCACCTTGTTTCATGTCGGCCGATCCACACTGGGTGAACTGCTCTCCAAGCTGGAGGATCATCTGAATGTAACCGGCACATCACCGGCCGGAACGGTTCAGCAGTTTGATGTTCTTGTGGCTGGAGGCGGACCTGCAGGGGTCTCGGCAGCCATTTATGCGGCAAGAAAAGGATTCTCGGTGGCCATAGTAGCAAACGCCATCGGAGGCCAGGTGAATGAAACCCTGGCCATTGAAAACCTGATTTCTGTTCCGCAGACCACCGGCAGTCAACTGGCCGGGAATCTGCGGCAGCACCTGAGCGAATATCCAATAACCATTCTGGAAAATCGTCTGATTGAATCGGCAGAAGTGGTCCATGGAGTGAAACACCTTACCACCTCATTGGGCGAAACCCTCAAGGCCCCGGCTCTCATCATTGCCACCGGAGCCAGCTGGCGTCGTCTGAACGTACCGGGTGAAAAGGAACACATCGGGGCCGGCGTCGCCTTTTGCACCCACTGCGAGGGCCCCTTCTATAAGGGCCGGAAAGTGGTGGTGATTGGTGGTGGCAATTCCGGATTGGAGGGTGGAATTGATCTGTCATCCATTGCCTCTGAAGTCACGTTACTCGAATTCCTTCCCGAATTAAAAGGCGACCAGATTCTGCAGGAAAAGCTTCGGTCCAAACCCAATGTCCGGATTGTCACTTCTGCACAGACGCTCCGGATCGAAGGAACCAACGGTAAGGTAACCGGACTGGTCTTCAAGCACCGAGAAACCGGCGAGGAAGAGCTACTGGAAGCAGACGGGGTCTTTGTTCAGATCGGGCTCAGTGCAAACAGCAGTGTTTTCAAATCACTGGTTGAAGTGAACCGCGCAGGAGAGATACTGGTTGATGCCCACTGCCGGACCAATGTTCCTGGCATCTATGCGGCTGGCGATGTGTCTGTGGTACCTTATAAGCAGATTGTCGTGGCCATGGGCGAGGGCGCTAAAGCTGCCTTGTCGGCCTTTGAAGACACCATCAAAGGAAATCTGGGTGTGATGCAAACCTCGGAGGCCACCTTGGCTCAATAATATAAAAGCCGGCAGGCAGGGGCGGGTCAACCGGTCCGTCCCTGTCGGATGCGGTTCATCCGTTGATACAACCCATCCAAACCCACCTCGCTCCTATCCTCAGAATCATTCCCCGGTCACTCTGTAACTCTCAAGGAAACATACGTCAGACAAAAGGACTGTAAAAGGCGTTGTCTGTTCAGAAGGATTCCTTTGCAATCACACGGACATAAAAGCGTATAAACGATCAAAGTGGACATTCATCCGAAATTGGACAAGAGGAAAGAAAACAGGGGGATATTGGGAATGAGGAATTGGGAGACAATCCCTTTGCG
The sequence above is drawn from the Bacteroidota bacterium genome and encodes:
- the ahpC gene encoding peroxiredoxin, whose amino-acid sequence is MSQIGKKIVDFKAQAFINNGFKTITTQDVMGKWSVFFFYPADFTFVCPTELEDLANLYDQFKSMNTEIYSVSTDTHFVHKAWHDASETIRKIKYPMLADPTGVITRGFDVYIEEEGLAERGTFIVNPQGEIVSYEVVAGNIGRNAAELLRRLKALQFVASHPGEVCPAKWEEGKSTLKPSIDLVGKI
- the ahpF gene encoding alkyl hydroperoxide reductase subunit F → MLDQTIKSQVSELFARLNSHYQFRILAGPAHPNREELITLLSEVASCSEKTTVQISEGTGLSFVIMKDGQATPVVFRMIPTGHEFTTLLLAVLNLDGIGKNLPDDLLQARIRALPGPIQIKSYVSLTCTNCPDVVQALNVLSFLNPGIQHEILDGGLHQSEIEKLGIQAVPSVYVNGTLFHVGRSTLGELLSKLEDHLNVTGTSPAGTVQQFDVLVAGGGPAGVSAAIYAARKGFSVAIVANAIGGQVNETLAIENLISVPQTTGSQLAGNLRQHLSEYPITILENRLIESAEVVHGVKHLTTSLGETLKAPALIIATGASWRRLNVPGEKEHIGAGVAFCTHCEGPFYKGRKVVVIGGGNSGLEGGIDLSSIASEVTLLEFLPELKGDQILQEKLRSKPNVRIVTSAQTLRIEGTNGKVTGLVFKHRETGEEELLEADGVFVQIGLSANSSVFKSLVEVNRAGEILVDAHCRTNVPGIYAAGDVSVVPYKQIVVAMGEGAKAALSAFEDTIKGNLGVMQTSEATLAQ